A single genomic interval of Zingiber officinale cultivar Zhangliang chromosome 4A, Zo_v1.1, whole genome shotgun sequence harbors:
- the LOC121970617 gene encoding bromodomain-containing protein 4-like codes for MHLQLANPSRPTSCPGRGRGRRSANVTYVIPAFREASQAARRAHSVNDRSSRDTPSSSRRRARLPSEDSDSDDRPLAHRFRRRTTNPSQDLGPSPVPHPSPPVATTTPIPSQADAPPDPPEVPAEPPLAQPSPSQQHQSTEASPSPYFSPTTSPPEPSHVPPSAPSDSAVGPSQPPPPTHHHYRTTTPSEARLRSRQDVPTSTLTMKGHLANLWEESMHQMELLPQPAQMDIFSELYTKACAESLIINQSFHATHYQNKVLRDKVTELEL; via the exons ATGCATCTCCAATTAGCTAATCCTTCCCGACCGACTTCTTGCCCGGGTCGCGGCCGTGGTCGAAGATCAGCCAACGTAACTTATGTCATCCCTGCCTTCAGAGAGGCATCTCAGGCGGCTCGTCGGGCACATTCTGTAAATGACCGCTCGAGTCGGGATACACCCTCTTCTTCTCGGCGTAGGGCTCGGCTGCCCTCTGAGGATTCTGATTCGGACGATCGGCCTTTGGCTCACAGATTTCGCCGCAGAACTACCAATCCTAGCCAAGACTTGGGCCCTTCCCCTGTTCCTCATCCTTCACCTCCTGTTGCAACCACTACTCCTATCCCGAGCCAGGCAGATGCTCCTCCTGATCCTCCCGAGGTTCCGGCCGAGCCTCCACTAGCTCAACCTTCACCCTCGCAACAGCACCAGAGCACCGAAGCTAGCCCCTCACCTTATTTCTCACCCACCACCTCGCCTCCGGAGCCTTCCCATGTGCCCCCTTCAGCTCCCTCTGACTCAGCTGTTGGGCCTTCACAGCCACCGCCACCTACTCATCACCATTACCGTACCACTACCCCTTCTGAGGCTAGGTTAAGGTCAAGGCAAGACGTTCCCACCAGCACCTTGACAATGAAAGGTCATTTGGCCAATTTATGGGAAGAAAGTATGCACCAGATGGAACTCTTGCCGCAGCCTGCCCAAATGGATATATTCTCAGAGTTATATACTAAG GCTTGTGCAGAGTCCCTGATAATAAATCAATCCTTCCATGCCACTCATTACCAGAATAAGGTGTTGCGGGACAAGGTAACAGAATTAGAGCTTTAG